From a single Nissabacter sp. SGAir0207 genomic region:
- the argH gene encoding argininosuccinate lyase, with product MALWGGRFTQAADQRFKQLNDSLRFDYRLAEQDIVGSVAWSKALVTVNVLTQDEQQRLEEALTFLLEEVRANPEAIVQSDAEDIHSWVEQKLINKVGDLGKKLHTGRSRNDQVATDLKLWCKAQIAELLLSLQNLQQALVATAEANQDAVMPGYTHLQRAQPVTFAHWCMAYVEMLARDESRLHDTLKRLDVSPLGCGALAGTAYPIDREQLAGWLGFASATRNSLDSVSDRDHVMELLSNAAISMVHLSRFAEDLIFFNTGEAGFVELSDRVTSGSSLMPQKKNPDALELIRGKCGRVQGALAGIMMTMKGLPLAYNKDMQEDKEGLFDALETWFDCLNMAALVLDGIQVKRPRTKEAAEQGYANATELADYLVAKGIPFREAHHIVGEAVVEAIRQGVALEALPLADLQQFSSVIGEDVYPILSLQSCLDKRAAKGGVSPQQVAQAIQEAKQRLA from the coding sequence ATGGCACTTTGGGGCGGGCGTTTTACCCAAGCAGCAGACCAACGGTTCAAACAACTCAATGACTCCCTGCGCTTTGATTACCGGCTGGCCGAGCAGGATATTGTCGGCTCGGTCGCGTGGTCGAAGGCGCTGGTGACGGTCAACGTGCTGACGCAGGATGAGCAGCAGCGACTGGAGGAGGCATTGACGTTCCTGCTGGAAGAGGTGCGCGCCAACCCGGAAGCCATCGTGCAGAGCGATGCCGAGGATATCCACAGTTGGGTAGAGCAGAAGCTGATCAACAAGGTGGGCGATCTCGGCAAGAAGCTGCACACCGGCCGTAGCCGTAACGATCAGGTCGCCACCGACCTGAAGCTGTGGTGCAAGGCGCAGATCGCCGAACTGCTGCTGTCGTTGCAGAACCTGCAACAGGCGCTGGTGGCGACGGCAGAAGCCAATCAGGACGCGGTAATGCCGGGCTATACCCACCTGCAACGCGCCCAGCCAGTGACGTTCGCCCACTGGTGCATGGCCTACGTGGAGATGCTGGCGCGTGACGAAAGCCGCCTGCATGACACCTTGAAGCGCCTCGACGTCAGCCCGCTGGGCTGTGGCGCGCTGGCCGGTACTGCCTACCCGATTGACCGTGAGCAACTGGCCGGCTGGCTCGGTTTCGCCTCGGCGACCCGCAACAGCCTGGACAGCGTCTCTGACCGCGATCACGTGATGGAGCTGCTCTCCAACGCCGCCATCAGCATGGTGCACCTGTCGCGCTTCGCAGAAGACCTGATCTTCTTCAACACCGGCGAGGCAGGCTTTGTGGAGCTGTCAGACCGCGTGACCTCCGGCTCCTCGCTGATGCCGCAGAAGAAGAACCCGGATGCGCTGGAACTGATCCGTGGCAAGTGCGGGCGGGTGCAGGGTGCGCTGGCTGGCATCATGATGACCATGAAGGGACTGCCGCTGGCCTATAACAAGGACATGCAGGAGGACAAGGAGGGGCTGTTCGACGCGCTCGAGACTTGGTTCGACTGCCTGAACATGGCGGCGCTGGTGCTGGATGGCATTCAGGTAAAACGCCCGCGCACCAAGGAGGCGGCGGAGCAGGGCTACGCCAACGCCACCGAGCTGGCGGACTATCTGGTCGCGAAGGGCATCCCGTTCCGTGAGGCGCACCACATCGTGGGTGAGGCGGTGGTGGAAGCCATCCGTCAGGGCGTGGCGCTGGAAGCGCTGCCGCTTGCCGACCTGCAACAGTTCAGCAGCGTGATTGGCGAGGACGTCTACCCGATCCTGTCGCTGCAATCCTGTCTGGACAAGCGTGCCGCCAAAGGCGGTGTCTCGCCGCAACAGGTTGCGCAGGCGATCCAGGAAGCGAAACAGCGTCTGGCGTAA
- a CDS encoding carbohydrate-binding protein, which produces MKLNIISKSLIALGMGACAVNAFALEAWSGQEGGTTYEVIFDGDVYTNAWWVGASNCPKDASNDQANNPWRYQRDATAAEIAQYGNPTSCDINGGETPTYENFSVEKSYAEGTIVIWQDATWQAKGAMGAYSFTPGAGSPWQLYKATETWNASKTYNKGDVVTMNGQSYEALFYTIGDNPSVAGNQNPNGNNGRPWKPLGATKTYSEQELKKAPQFNAKTRYSAGQLVQFQGQPYVSQNTVQAVSPTDANLWANYNDWSGTKERVGTAKSPWPAHVYAPYVDFTLNSIPDLATLAREQNINHFTLAFVVAKNADTCQPTWGTAYNMHDYAQYSKIKALREAGGDVMVSIGGANNAPLAAACKNPDDLQKLYYDIVDNLNLNVLDFDIEGTWVADHDSIQRRNEAVKAVQDQWKAEKRTVALWYTLPILPTGLTAEGLYVLEDARAKGVELSGVNVMTMDYGNAICQSDNTEGQNIHGQCATSAIDNLFKQLKAIWPEKSDAQINAMMGTTPMIGYNDVQGEVFYLSDADMVMKQAQERNMGMIGIWSMARDQPGIAKQVSPEHSGMTPAQAPQYAYSKVFAPFTNNVVYPEGINYFGIEVVKNKPEVDLVMQKEVAAGKNDFRIYQNGTYIGEYYNGKAYYGVHKADPVTGAVTARYGIPMVAGDVIELYKTNVKPSYQGKNTLLYSLTVTQDMLDKR; this is translated from the coding sequence ATGAAACTTAATATTATTTCTAAGTCGCTCATTGCACTCGGAATGGGTGCCTGTGCGGTCAATGCTTTTGCCCTGGAGGCCTGGAGTGGTCAAGAGGGTGGTACCACCTATGAGGTGATTTTTGACGGCGATGTCTACACCAATGCCTGGTGGGTCGGCGCCTCTAATTGCCCGAAAGATGCCAGCAACGACCAAGCAAACAACCCGTGGCGTTATCAGCGTGACGCGACTGCCGCAGAGATCGCGCAGTACGGTAACCCGACCTCCTGTGATATCAACGGCGGTGAAACCCCTACCTATGAGAACTTCAGCGTTGAGAAAAGCTACGCTGAAGGGACTATCGTAATCTGGCAGGATGCGACCTGGCAGGCAAAAGGCGCGATGGGGGCTTACTCCTTCACGCCGGGTGCCGGCAGCCCGTGGCAGCTCTACAAAGCAACCGAAACCTGGAACGCCAGCAAAACCTATAACAAAGGTGATGTGGTAACCATGAATGGCCAGAGCTATGAAGCGCTGTTCTACACCATCGGTGACAACCCGTCCGTGGCTGGCAACCAGAACCCGAACGGCAACAACGGCCGTCCGTGGAAACCGCTTGGCGCAACCAAGACCTACAGCGAGCAAGAGCTGAAAAAAGCACCGCAATTTAACGCCAAAACGCGTTACAGCGCTGGCCAGCTGGTTCAGTTCCAAGGCCAGCCGTATGTCTCCCAGAATACCGTACAGGCTGTCTCACCGACTGATGCGAACCTGTGGGCAAACTATAACGACTGGAGCGGCACCAAAGAGCGCGTAGGTACAGCGAAATCTCCGTGGCCGGCCCACGTCTACGCCCCGTACGTTGACTTCACCCTGAATTCCATCCCGGATCTGGCGACCCTGGCGCGTGAGCAGAACATCAACCACTTCACCCTGGCGTTCGTGGTTGCGAAAAATGCAGACACCTGTCAGCCGACTTGGGGTACTGCCTACAACATGCACGACTATGCGCAGTACAGCAAAATCAAGGCACTGCGTGAAGCAGGCGGCGACGTCATGGTCTCCATTGGCGGCGCAAACAACGCCCCGCTGGCTGCGGCCTGTAAGAACCCGGATGACCTGCAGAAGCTCTACTACGACATCGTTGATAACCTGAACCTGAACGTGCTCGACTTCGACATCGAAGGTACTTGGGTTGCTGACCATGACTCGATCCAGCGCCGCAACGAAGCAGTGAAAGCCGTTCAGGATCAGTGGAAAGCAGAAAAACGCACGGTGGCACTGTGGTACACCCTGCCGATCCTGCCGACCGGCCTGACCGCTGAAGGGCTGTATGTGCTGGAAGATGCACGCGCCAAGGGCGTGGAACTCTCTGGCGTGAACGTTATGACCATGGACTACGGCAACGCTATCTGCCAGTCTGATAATACCGAAGGTCAGAACATCCACGGTCAGTGCGCCACCTCCGCCATCGACAACCTGTTCAAACAGCTGAAAGCGATCTGGCCGGAAAAATCTGACGCACAGATCAACGCCATGATGGGCACCACGCCGATGATTGGCTACAACGACGTACAGGGCGAGGTGTTCTACCTCTCTGACGCCGATATGGTCATGAAACAGGCGCAAGAGCGTAACATGGGCATGATTGGTATCTGGTCGATGGCCCGTGACCAACCGGGTATAGCGAAACAGGTTAGCCCGGAGCACAGCGGCATGACGCCAGCGCAGGCACCGCAGTATGCCTACAGCAAAGTGTTCGCACCGTTTACCAACAACGTGGTCTATCCAGAAGGCATTAACTACTTCGGCATCGAAGTCGTTAAAAACAAGCCTGAGGTTGACTTGGTAATGCAAAAAGAGGTCGCGGCTGGCAAGAACGACTTCCGCATCTACCAAAACGGTACCTATATTGGTGAGTACTACAATGGCAAAGCCTATTACGGCGTCCATAAAGCCGACCCGGTCACCGGTGCAGTAACTGCCCGTTATGGCATTCCGATGGTGGCTGGCGATGTCATTGAACTGTATAAAACCAATGTGAAGCCGAGCTACCAGGGTAAAAATACTCTGCTGTATAGCCTGACTGTCACGCAGGATATGCTCGACAAGCGTTAA